In Aedes albopictus strain Foshan chromosome 3, AalbF5, whole genome shotgun sequence, the genomic window AACGACCGCCGTCCGATCTGAGCTAAGCTGGAAGATCATCGGGCTAAAGTACACAGATCGAGCTGAACCAGGTATAGTCAGTCATCGCAATTTCCAAGCGGTTGCGAATCAAGATTTGCACGACATGCTGCGAATCCATTACAGCCTGGAGGAGTCGGATTGGATGTTGAGCATCGAACATTGTTGTTTCCATCGAACTTGTAACACTGTGCAACTGTGGTGTGACCTACAAAAACCCCAAAATACGTCAATGACGTACATATTCGCTAACGTCAATCACATTCTTTCTAAGAAGATAGGTGACATCCAAAAAACTGCTTCATGAATCAATGACGACCACCAAGCATCGCGATTGGATCACCACAGCATCGTCCATAACTCGTTCTGCCGTCGGCCGTGTGATATTGGACTTGGTTGACCATAAAGTGTATACAGATGAGATTGACTTCCTCCGCTCACTCTCGGCTTGAACGAATAAGTGTTTATGAACTGCATCATCACCAACAGCACCAGAACCACCAGGTAGGTAGGTAGGCGTCCACCAAGGCACGTTCCGCTCTTCTGATGGTGGTGGGCTTTATGGTgccgttgcgttgcgttggggTGTTGTGAATGCGTAGTGAAATAATTTTTTGTTGATGATGGCGCTCATAtgatggcgatgacgacgacgacgacgacgatgatgatgcgtTAAATATTCATCGGAATCGGTGGCGAAGGAGTCGGAACTTTGCCCTTGTTGTTGTTCTTGCGATGGTCAGGGACGCCGGTTTTGCATGCTAACATCGTAAATTTTTGAAACGGCAATGGGAAGTTTTTCAATTAGTTTCCCTTTTTTTGTCGGTAGGTTGACGAGAACTGTGGACAGTATGTTGGAGTTCCTGGCTTGGTGAGGGTATTCTAAAGAATCGAGAATGAATGTCAACCAAGACCCAATTCAGTACATTAATTTGAATTCCGACAGCAATGTTCGGACCGTTTTTCTGGACGTGAAACCGATTTATCACGATGAAAACCGCGTACTGACTAATGGATTTAACAATCGAGTTGGATTTCCGCCAACGTCTCCCAAGAGAGCGTTCGGTTTGGAAAGTGAATTCAACACTCGATCGGTGAGTATGACGCACCACCAGACATACGGTTGGAACTTCCTTCCAGTAACGATTTCGCCATACCATACGCAGGATATAGTTTACGGCACCACGAAGCCAATCTACAACGTTCTTCGGATGCTGGGAGTGTTTCCTTTCTCGAGACCTTCACCCGGTGTGACATTGTTCGCTTGTGCGAGCCCGGCGATGGCGTACTGCGGTGTGTTCTTCATGGCACTTATGGTAATTTCCGCATTCATGACTAAGTTTGGGTGATATTTTACGCGGCGCTAACGTTTTTGGTCATATCCGTAGTCTTACGTCATCTACATCACCATCCTGAGGATCGACATCGTCCGCACGTTGGAAGGTCGCTTCGAGGAAGCGGTGATCGCATATCTCTTCATCGTTAACATCCTGCCGGTGCTGATCATTCCGTTGATGTGGTACGAGACCCGTAAAGTTTCCAGTTTGCTCAACCAATGGGTCGATTTTGAAGCGATTTATCGAAAAACAGCTGGGAGGGAACTGGAGTTGTCGTTTCGGACTAAGGCACTGTTGATTGCTATATTACTGCCGGTTTTGTCTTGTCTGGCGGTCATAATAACCCACGTAACAATGGTCGAATTTCAGCTGATTCACGTTATCCCTTATTGCATTCTGGACACGCTTACGTATATGATGGGAGGTTACTGGTATATGACCTGTGAATCACTTAGCATAACTGCAAACATTCTAGCTGAAGACTTTCAAAGGGTACTTTATATCCTTATCTATAGATTACCACCATAACCAACCACGTATCTTCCAGGCTTTGAGGCACGTTGGACCTGCTGTTATGGTATCGGAGTACCGTTCACTGTGGCTGCGTTTGAGCAAGCTGGCCCGGGAGACGGGATCGTCAACGTGCTACACTTTCACCTTTCTGTGTCTCTATCTGTTCTTCATCATTACCCTTTCGATCTATGGTCTGATGTCGCAGATTTCCGAAGGTTTCGGCATCAAAGATATCGGCCTGGCCGTAACTGCCTTCTGTAGCGTTGGATTGCTGTTCTTCATCTGCGACGAAGCTCACTATGCATCGTTTAACGTGCGAACGAAGTTCCAAAAGAAGCTGCTGATGGCAGAACTTAGCTGGATGAATTCGGATGCACAAACCGAAATCAGCATGTTTCTGAGGGCCACCGAGATGAACCCGTCTAGCATAAATTTGGGCGGGTTCTTCGATGTTAATCGGAATTTGTTTAAATCGGTAAGTGAAACTTTTAAAGGCAAAACGTTATTCTATCAAGGTGTCCTAATTTTAGCTTCTGGCAACAATGGTGACTTATTTGGTGGTGCTGCTGCAGTTCCAAATCAGCATTCCGGATGACTCAAGCATGATAGTTATGCATAATATGACGTTATCCTATCGAGAGTAATTTTTTTCAGTTAACTAAAAAATTGAGTTGATAAAGAGTAAAACTTCATTGACCATTGACGTAACTAGATTACGTTAAGTAAATTTGATATTGTAAAATAAGATTCGGAAATCGGAGAGATGAGAGAAAAAGATACACAATCGAAACTAGGAACAAAAAACAACTtagaaaaatatagaaaaaaaaaaacaaatatcaccttctctagaaataccttcatCATCGACAAAGACGCCTTTGTAGTCATCCCTCCGAAAAGACTCATTTCTCATGATATGTGCTGCGGTTATTAATTCTAAGTCATCTGCCCCCAGTCATTCATCTTCGATAATTTCCCATAAGTGCATCACGTTTCCAGTCGACGGCGGCCTCATTCTACGCCGCAACTCGTTGATTGCACCCGCACTTATTAGTCCACCACCACCACTGACTGTGTACTGTACCAACTAAATAGCCTCGCACTGCCCCCCTTCACTAACAGGGTCTCCGGTCACCTCGCGTTGATAAGTTGGGGATAATGACTGGCATTCTCGCTAATTGAAATCGATAGTGTATAAAATATCTCAATTAATTTACTCTGTCATTAGATCCGCACCAGCCAGCCTAGTTGacgaacgacgacgatgacggcggTTTCAGTTGTTGCAACTCTATATCAACTTGTGTATCACTCTTGAGTCCAGCAGGAGGGACACTTGTGTGCATCTGCACCACTAGGAGACCACGATCGAGTGCCACCACTTGCATGGGGTGTCTGTTTATTCAACCTCACGCTTCAGCTGCGCGTCCGGAATGGCCAAAATTTTACAACCATCATCAGGAAGTGTCCGTTGAAGTGGCTGCATCGAGCAAATCCACCATCCACGTTTGGAGGAGTGCTTAACCGTTGTTGTGGCTGGTTGAAACTTTGCGAGCAAGGGTGGTTTAAGCCCATATCGGAAAAGACAAAATGGATGCAGATGATCAATACTTTGTCCATGATTGATCAGAACCAGTGCAAATAATTGTTTTTGAGAAATGTTTCAGGCAAAACTTTCCGAGGAAAACATAAAGAGGAAGCTTTTCTGATTAACCCTTTGGGCCTAAGTTTTCCCAAGCTTCAACTTGAAGTATTCCGAATGTTTCGGTACCCCACTTTACAGAAAAGACAAAAGAACGTATAACCGGGGATGGAATCACTCACTTGTACTCAGATAAAATCATTTGCTATtctctcagctcagaagcctgcaatcaaaaaacagtgtatggactATGGAGGAGTTttactttgtagttttatctCTCTTACGGCTTCAATATGCGTTTGCGATccttactctattcggcgaaCTTTAAGATAAAACTGCAAGGTAACACTCCATAACACTGTTCCATTACACTGTTTTGTTTTCAGGCTTGGGAGCTGAGAttatagcaagtgagtgtatctTATTACAAGTGAGTGTTTTCATCGTGCCTATGCACAATACATCAACTGAATAGTTGGCTGGgaatggtcaacattctcactgtgcacgttTCAGGGGTtatctttaacggtacaataatggcgccggccacgtccttcgcagtcaggttgggagagggaaggaatgttagtagcaACCTTTGTTGTaaaggaccgcgtttaccgctgcgtcttcaccaaaggctgcagggaGGAATGCTTGTTAGTCGGgagggtatcgttgggtctggcttgactttgataagtaatacatatgaccttttgaagttgaaTCATGCCATGCAAACTGCAGCGTTGTTGCTTATTTCACGCAGGAAGCAAACAATCCACCACACGTCAGGTGATCACTCTATGTTTATTTATAAAAAAACACAGCAAATACACATAAACATTGGGTCTCCAGGTAGCCTcgtggttaaggctacggatcgccaatctggagacaacgggttcgatttccgttccggtcgagaacattttttcgacttcctgggcatagtgtacgtatcattgtacttgccacacaatgtaaaaattcatgcaatggcaggcaaagaaagcccttcaattaataactgtgggagtgctctaagttgaagagaggcatgccaagttccaatgcgaacgtcgagccataaagaagtaaAAGAATATAAACAGATGCATAGAAAAACAGTATGTGAGATATTATCTGTCAGATTGCACAAAAAAGAGAAATTCAAGAAATAAGCAGAAGAGAATTTGTAAGATGCATTCATTAACAGTGACAAAATGAGATAAAAATCCAAGTAGACACTCAtaatgacgaactatacaaaatcAATGAAAAGATATTTCTAAAGAGAACAGCACAAATATGAGAATACAAACTATGATCTATGGTATAAGActgaaataataaaataattgaaATAGAATCCACAGAAAGAGAATGACAAGGAACAGGGtaagaaaaacggatcacgctgaaaaacaaacgctttgtcctaagcggtgcatgttggtaacaaatgcgctccgcaacaaacgcatgtcaggcgatgagagcaataaatgGTACGTTCTCCAAGCAACCGAACGGTTCTGGCCGGAGTGAACCTTGCACTGACTTGCTTCCAGCTACTCAAAAAAAAGTGCAACATATGTTTGTGCTATATCAATCAAAGTGCTCTTGTCCTCCAAAATAATTTCTTTCACTATGGCACCAAATCTACAATGGATGCAACATCCTCTTTCTTTATTTAGATTTTCTTTCCAGTATTAATTCACCTACCTACTATGAACGTTGTTTCGTTCAAGGTTTcgttagatgcaggatgatgcggacatacccgggtagaggtaaaatactgacgatcaaaacatgatattggtttgattgatataagagataaaagatctgaaaataatatctgaaaaatgttcttggaacatctgaacaatatcaaaatttgatatttcaagatcattcgaatagctcgctgctattggttagatcttacaaaatctaaatatgattttatgatgatgttccaggagtaaatttttgattttatttttagatcttttatctcttatgtcaatcaaactcatatcactttttgatctccatatcaaaacatgctattattgagcacttttcctctactcgggtaccCTCTCTTCGGGATTTTGAGGGGATACTCGCTACCAGCCGCCGCAACTCTCTCTCTTTACTGTCTTTATCAAAGCTTGCAGGATTCCATCAGCTCCAGCTCCAGGTTATACTTCGCTCACCATGCCACGCGTCCAATTCTTCGTCACTGCTTCATCCAAAATGTAGGCTGAATCTTCCTGGCTGTCGGGCTGGTTTAAGACGCTCCGTCGTGGTACGTTTGGTTGATCGCCGTCGAAATATGCTCTATCGCTAGCTTTGGAACATTCACAAAGCGCTTCAGCGTCAACGCATCGCTGGCTTCCGAACCTGCACCGGTGTAAGCCAACGGACACGAATTTAAGTCCTCCGCTTCTGTCAacgtaatgagccattttacgaagtgacaacaatgttgatgatgatattgattttcacgggttattggacgctacctcctgtcaaaattcattcataaaatcggctcgtaaaatggactattagcAGCACCTCATCTTTCCATTCCGTCCTGTAGCACCGCCACGACTACTTTCACGAACCGGGCCAGTCGCTCCCAAACGCCTCCCAACGCTGTTCCACCTCTTAACTGTCATCGCTTCACGTAAAGAAGCAGATCCAGCAGCTTTTCACCTATCCATACAATACCATTCCATTCCCTCTTCGTCCAATAAGATGTGTTGCTGCATAGACCGCTGCACTTATCAATCGGGTTTCACACGCTGCGTGGAAGCTCACGGTTAATCGTCATGATCTCTTCTTCATAGATATCGGCTTACGCCGATTGCGCAGACACATGCACTTCCGCTAGCTGAAACTTTTCTCACTCAGGGGCAGCATGGATTACAGTCCCGGGGCCTTCAGGAATCACAGGGCTGTGATACCAAATTGCCTACGAAAAATGTAAATAGTTAATTCGGCCCCGTTAAGCTTTTGGACGTATGGGCCTACAAAataaagaatttgaaaaaaaaaaaatactcggacgtcttgaaggtgatgcgaagcaacgccaagctcgtggatctgggagccgacgtgcgcagtattagacgtactcgcacgggtgaaatgatcctagagctaaAGCGCGACAAGGAGagaaagggcgccgcctacaaaagtctggcggaagaggtccttggtgaaggggTCGAGATAAGGGCTCCTACAGCCACAGCTGAGGCGACTCtaaaggtgaagaacctagacgagatcactgaaGCGATAGAGATCATCACGGCACTTGGTAACAGTGCGAAATGCAGGAGGCCACCGCAGCCGGTCGGATACGGAAGGGGCTGGCAGGGACCTGTGCCGGACgtaaataagtccgttaaagtagggaagctgtgggtatcagaaggccggctctagaggtacgttatccttcatttgggacatttgtgccattaagaTGAAGGTGGGCTGGttagtatgccaactgacctttcATGAGCCACCGGTGGTTtggttcaggtgtctggaacctggacacaagtcatgggactgcaaaggtactgacacgagtccacccatttgtctgatttgttccgggaaatgcgAGAACAACGGGCAccgaacgggtggtccaaggtgcccggcgtTCAAGAAAGCTGCAGTTAACAAATaccagtgcaggtaacgcacctgaacttgaaccactgtgacgcagctcagaaaCTGTCCGGCAGTTTCTGTGTAGggaacggatatcgccatcatagcggacccatgccGAGATAACTATAAACAAGGAtgtgatcattcatttgcaatcagttacattcacttgcgaataactcgcttcagaaacgtcGGGGCAAAAActaatgtatggagcactttttcatttttgttttacctgaaactttgtagaacaatgtactagtgTAGCGCCAATaataaagtcaacagaaggcagcaaacacaactctccacggcgtgaatgtaatttacattcaccgcgtggagaattgccttcacagctcgttcacgaatttggaatgcgtgtgcgatcctaatgctattcggcgaacttccagataaaactaaaaggttcaattcatccatacatagttttttgatagaatgcttctgaactgagatggtatcaagtgaatgtaactctttgcaaatgaatgatcccatccctgactataagtttaaaaaaattgaataatATTTAAAAATGGACTATGCCCGTACAATTTTTACATAAATGTAGAAAGTCAAACAAAATATCAAACTTGTTGAAAGGTTGATGGTAGCAGCAGTTTGCACGAACAAGCTAACGCGTTTTGCCGGTTTCCATTGTAATTCAGTACTTAGAGATACACTCAGCATTGTCTGTCGAAGTGTTCAGATTACGAAAATggaaatcggctcgtaaaatatgGTCAAGTGCATTCGGGATTTGTCACCGAAGTGGGTCCACTTGATTGAAGCGTCTTCATCGTCATCGCTGCCGTTGCTGGAAGACAGTTTAGATTTGAGTGGCATTACTGGGCAACTGCCTTTACATTCCAGATGGAAGTGGGCAAGTTTTGGTTATGCTTTCAATTGCAACCCTTCTACACTTTTTATTGCAACCGACTCATGGACTCAGTTCTCGAATTGCAGTTCTTGATCTATGGTAAACCTAAGGAGTAACCAAAATGAATGTGTTGCACCTTTGGAATTTGCTGATGACTGGCCGCAACTGAAACGTTCTACTCAACAGCATTGGTTCCACTCATCCATCCGCTACGGCGCTTATGGAAATGCAATGTAATAAACCGTTCTGGGAATAACGATGTCGAGGCCCACTTCCAGCTGGCTTAAGTGACCGCACTGTGTGACGTCATGGATCGATCATTGTATGTACCGACCAGGCCGTTTGTACAAGCTGCAAGCGGTAAAACCGTGATTGTGCTAAATCAATAATGGAGGGGATTTGATAAACGGGGACGCGGATGGACATCAATTGCACTGTGTGCAATATGGGCCGCCAATCACCGAAACGGTTGATTCATATGCCGCGGTTAAACTACAGGCTTATCGGAACGtgtacattggcgtagctaggatttttttctggaggggcccgatatgtgaatatgcaaatcggcattgcagtttttaGGAATCGAATTATAGattcgtaaactatatgaatgtcaatagggtctccagttagcctagtggttaaggctatggatcgccaatccggagacggcgggttcgattcccgttctgatcgagacaattttctcgactccctggttgttcttgcctcacaatatacaaattcatgcaatggcaggcaaagaaagcacttcaattaataactgtggaagtgctcaaagaacactaagttgtagcgaggcaggccaagtcccagtgaggacgtcgagccagaaagaagaagaagaagatgaatgtcaataattcctccaggatttttttccatagccacCCAGACATATCATCGGGAtatctttagtggttcctccTCTTTGAGGTTTCCTTACAACTCCCATATTACGTGTCTACGTGTCGTACCGTTTATCCCGAAGCTGCTTTTGCCCCTCAACTAATTgcttttttcggttgtttttaacGTTGGTTGAAGTTACGTTTAGATCGGACAACCGTGATTTAACATAATTGTGCCCAGTTTAGTGCCGTGGACATCGTTGCGATTCAGGAAATTACGAAAATACAAAATTATTTTGCTACGTATCTCTTTAGCAGTAACTGCCATTCCTGATCGGCAATGGAAAGAGATAGAACTTGCCGAAAATGCTCCAAAAGTGTGGACTCTACTACTGAACTATTCACAGTTTGCGGAGGAGATTGCGTGGGACTTTATCACGCTAACTGTGTTGGACTAAGCGAAGAAGATGTGTGCACCCTCTCCTTGAACATCATTTGGATGTGCGATATCTGCATCGATAAGTTCCGGAGAGTGAGAGACGGTATCTCATCCGATCCTACAAGCAAACCAACGAACGCAAAAACGATTGCAGAAGAAGTGAAAGAGTTAAAATCAACTGTGGCGGGAATTCTCGAAATGCTGTCGAAAGCTACACCACCGGCTCCAGCAGTCTTCTCGAGTCGTGTTTCGCTGCTTCATTCGACACCCATCGCATCGTCCGAACTATACAACGAAACCGATATGAATGCCCCACACACGCAGAGTAATGAGAAGCTGCGCACTgcagatgacgacgacgacttcTCATTGTTCGTCACAAATATTGATGAAAGTGTAACCGAACGGGATATACATgtgatggtctctcgagcaatagGTACTCCGCAACCCGAGCGCATCGATGTAGTGAAATTGACTTCCAAATGGAATCGTTGCAGAAAACCCGATTTTATTTCTTTCAAAGTTGTCATTGATAAGGGATGGAAAACACGAGCTATGGATCCGGGTATATGGccaaagaatgtcaaaataagaGAATTTGTTAATCATCACAATGAAACGTGGAAGCCTCATTGTCAATGAATTTGAATGTTACTAGTTATATTGTCACAGATAGTTTTGTCTCTTCTGAATGTAAATGAAATTTGATGATGTTAACTGTGTAGAATATGATTTGTATGTGTAGGTTTGAATTTTATTTCTGAAAATTGGAAAATTTATGATGATTTTTAAatgtaatagtttttttttgcaataattgtTTGTTGTTCGTATGCTTTAAATGTAGTTTTGTATCCATAGTTTTAAGTTATTCAATAAGACTTCAAAAGTCAGTTGAATTATgagtaaataaacaaataaacaaataaacaaaaatttctccagagatccatcaaggtatttcttcagagatatcttcagggatttctccatatattccttccagaattcggctagagattgctccaataattccatctggaatgattcgaagtatttttactggaatttatttaaaaaatgctttcagaaaattataccagcggttatttaaaaataatccaggagttgcttaaaacatttgtacaaaaaaacttTAGGGTTCCtaacaagtattccttcaataattcgtccagaaattactacaggcacggatttcttcagattttttccagggattcctacaaaaatgcttccagaaattcactAAGAATGCTTTCccgagattccctaaggaattcctcatggggtttcttcagaaatttctccaagaattcctgcagggaatcaccAGCAAATTCATTCTataattttttcaggaacaacttccaggattattgcaagaactcttcttgggattttttcagaaactccttcaggaattaatccaggatttcaggatttcctcaggaatttcagaaattccttcagtacggagatttcctcagaaactccttctggaattccctacaggaattccttcagaaataattatcgcagttcctccagaaaatcctccagggattccttaagaaacttcctCAGGAATTTGTCACAGAGTTAGTCCagtaattactctaagaattcctccagggattcctgcatatattcctcaagaaatttcttcagggatttcttcaggaattattccaggtattcctccagacattccttaaggatttcatccaagcatgtctccgtgaactcctccaggaattccaccgagaatttctccaggaattaccccaggtaaatccagaaatttcttcaggaaattttccagggatttatcaggaaattttatcaagaatttgttctccaggaatttttttcatggaccctccaaaaattgccccaggaatacaccaggagttcttcagggattcctctgaggattcttccagagattcctccaggaattcttccgatggtagtatttcctccagaaattcctccaagaattcctcctggaattcctccagaaattgctctagcgatttctcctggaatttctcaggaaattccttatggaattcctccagatattcatctggaaattcctctaggaagattttgaagattcctccaggaactcatcaagtggtttcttcagtattaccccaggaatttctttaaaaattcctccagacattgatcctggagttcctcctggaatttctacagatattgctaccgcaatttccttcagaaattcccccagaaattcctcccggattccaggaataactccaagaattcctccagggattcctgcatgaactcctcctgagattcctccaggaaatcctccagggattctttcaggaattaccccagaaatttcacctgaaattatttcagatatttctccaacatttctcgaggaacttctccaaaaatttcaccaagaattccttcaagaatttccaggaattcccctgcgatttttttttttagaaattcctacagcaattcatctacgaatttctgcaggaaatcctccaaggatctctctaggaattcttcctagggaattctctacggatttctccaggaattcttcctaggtttccgacaggaatttgtccagaagttcctccaggcactcttcctgaggattctctagaaattgctccagggattcctccagcgatttttccaagagtttctctagaaatttctctaaggtttcctccaggaaagaggttttttttttcagaattagtccagaaatttctttagaaatgcctccaggaattcctttaggtgttgattcaggaatttcttccgaaattcctacagcaattcctccaggaattcccccaagaattcctaaaggaatgtatccaggaattcttcctgggtttccgacaggaattggtccagaagttccttcaggcatttattctgaggttcctccaaaaaatttcttcaggaattttttccaagaattcccaaagggattcttccaagaatttctgtagaaatatctctaagaattccttctggaatttcccaaaagggttcttctgaaatttctccagagagtcctcctagaattcatctaaggaattatccaggaattccatcaggatatcctccagggtttactccaggaatttctccagggagtcctcaaggaatttctcctggaatttttccagggattcttccagatattcctgcatgaatttctccagaaattcctttgggaattcctcctggattaatacaggaattcttccaggggtttttataggaattcatccggaaattcctggattgctataggaattcatctagggattgctccgggaatttttctagaggtcgttcccagaattcctctaaaaatttcctcaagaattcatctaggaatttatccagggattgtccaaggcattcttccaggaatttctccaagaatgcctccaagaaattcttcaattattacttcagaaattcatccaagaatttctccaaggtttccaccagggatttgtctagaagattctccaggatttcctccagagattcatctaggaattgcttcagggatttctccaggtattccttctgtgatttctcaaagaatttttcttgggattcctccagaaattcgttcagaaatttctcaaagaatccatccaggaatttttctagtaattcttacagagattcctgatgcggtttcaaaggattcctccaggaaatcatccaaggattcctcgactcatactttcagaaattcctccagggattcctacagtatgtACTCCAGacttacctacaggaattcctttggggaatttgccacgaattccttcaggaattactccgggaattcctgtagtgatttcttcagaaattcctcttgggatcttttcaaaaatgtattcagggattcgttcaaaaatttcagtaacccgtcaatcattttttccagggaatcacccaagatttttttcaagtatttcctGAAGAGTTTTTCAATTACTTgaaggttttctagaggaattgctccagcgatttgtattgcaattcttcaatataattttagaggaatactACAAGAAGTctacaagaagtcatccaggtattctttcaaatttatctccgagaaatctttaaggagttcatgcacagatttattcaggaatccatcaatgaatttcttcaagaataatcCCTGCAATTCCTGCACAGAAGTTTCCTCATTAAGTGGTActgcgattcttt contains:
- the LOC115254441 gene encoding gustatory and odorant receptor 24 isoform X1, translated to MNVNQDPIQYINLNSDSNVRTVFLDVKPIYHDENRVLTNGFNNRVGFPPTSPKRAFGLESEFNTRSVSMTHHQTYGWNFLPVTISPYHTQDIVYGTTKPIYNVLRMLGVFPFSRPSPGVTLFACASPAMAYCGVFFMALMSYVIYITILRIDIVRTLEGRFEEAVIAYLFIVNILPVLIIPLMWYETRKVSSLLNQWVDFEAIYRKTAGRELELSFRTKALLIAILLPVLSCLAVIITHVTMVEFQLIHVIPYCILDTLTYMMGGYWYMTCESLSITANILAEDFQRALRHVGPAVMVSEYRSLWLRLSKLARETGSSTCYTFTFLCLYLFFIITLSIYGLMSQISEGFGIKDIGLAVTAFCSVGLLFFICDEAHYASFNVRTKFQKKLLMAELSWMNSDAQTEISMFLRATEMNPSSINLGGFFDVNRNLFKSLLATMVTYLVVLLQFQISIPDDSSMIVMHNMTLSYRE
- the LOC115254441 gene encoding gustatory and odorant receptor 24 isoform X2 — protein: MNVNQDPIQYINLNSDSNVRTVFLDVKPIYHDENRVLTNGFNNRVGFPPTSPKRAFGLESEFNTRSDIVYGTTKPIYNVLRMLGVFPFSRPSPGVTLFACASPAMAYCGVFFMALMSYVIYITILRIDIVRTLEGRFEEAVIAYLFIVNILPVLIIPLMWYETRKVSSLLNQWVDFEAIYRKTAGRELELSFRTKALLIAILLPVLSCLAVIITHVTMVEFQLIHVIPYCILDTLTYMMGGYWYMTCESLSITANILAEDFQRALRHVGPAVMVSEYRSLWLRLSKLARETGSSTCYTFTFLCLYLFFIITLSIYGLMSQISEGFGIKDIGLAVTAFCSVGLLFFICDEAHYASFNVRTKFQKKLLMAELSWMNSDAQTEISMFLRATEMNPSSINLGGFFDVNRNLFKSLLATMVTYLVVLLQFQISIPDDSSMIVMHNMTLSYRE